From the genome of Nocardia sp. NBC_01503, one region includes:
- a CDS encoding lipase family protein: protein MITAGNLLRENAFHRAGTLDHSEELPPSFWPGHCAAGYRVWYQGIGYDGSGRIVSGSVFVPAGEPPVDGWPVISYAHGTTGLSDRTAPSVAGLSRPESRHVGMWLEAGYVVTVTDYEGLASAGPHPYFNGEAAADDVVDIVRAAHQLGHRLSPRWVAVGFSQGGHAALFTGLMATKYAPELDFRGTVALAPPVEVPMIIDLQTAEDSAGVTLFLPYLLAGLRTTRGLDTHEFMTGLGRRLVELAEHAPVRDIHYAVALLTNEDIGTTGLSGRPGVEEMLRACRVPSARFDRPVMLAAGTADDVLPMVVVTHFVDEIRRAGTDIHLTTCTGIDHSGMLCAVPEMLAWVGERMTAPSVAESLSARHGFGLLDITGDGYLTADDYEAFGLRLVQAFNEAPGSPRAMAVRSGYRALWRSMAERADADGDGRITVTEFLDWLENHWDNDGFDRDITPLAQSVIDLADADRNGVLDRAELIELLVGCEHTPAEASALFDRLDIDGSGTITADELITAIREFCLDPTPDKPGAWLFGRFR from the coding sequence ATGATCACTGCGGGAAATCTATTGCGGGAAAACGCATTCCACCGAGCGGGCACCCTGGATCACAGCGAAGAACTCCCGCCATCGTTCTGGCCCGGACACTGCGCGGCGGGATATCGCGTCTGGTATCAGGGCATCGGCTACGACGGATCGGGCCGAATCGTCTCCGGATCGGTATTCGTACCCGCGGGTGAACCGCCCGTCGACGGCTGGCCGGTGATCAGTTACGCGCACGGCACCACCGGACTGTCGGACCGCACCGCGCCGTCCGTGGCCGGACTGTCGCGACCGGAGAGCCGGCACGTGGGCATGTGGCTCGAGGCCGGATACGTCGTGACCGTCACCGACTACGAGGGGCTGGCCTCCGCCGGCCCGCATCCGTACTTCAACGGCGAGGCCGCCGCCGACGATGTGGTCGATATCGTCCGCGCCGCGCACCAGCTCGGCCATCGGCTGAGTCCCCGCTGGGTCGCGGTCGGCTTCTCACAGGGCGGTCACGCCGCACTGTTCACCGGATTGATGGCCACGAAATACGCTCCGGAGCTCGACTTTCGGGGCACGGTGGCGCTGGCTCCGCCGGTCGAGGTTCCGATGATCATCGATCTGCAGACGGCCGAGGACAGCGCCGGGGTCACCCTGTTCCTGCCCTATCTGCTCGCCGGATTGCGGACCACCCGCGGCCTGGACACCCACGAGTTCATGACCGGTCTCGGGCGACGCCTGGTGGAACTCGCCGAGCACGCGCCGGTGCGCGATATCCACTACGCGGTCGCCCTGCTGACCAACGAGGACATCGGCACCACCGGTCTGAGCGGACGCCCCGGCGTCGAGGAGATGCTGCGCGCCTGCCGGGTGCCCTCGGCCCGATTCGATCGACCGGTCATGCTGGCCGCGGGCACCGCCGACGATGTGCTGCCCATGGTGGTGGTCACCCATTTCGTCGATGAGATACGCAGGGCGGGAACGGATATCCACCTGACCACCTGCACCGGAATCGATCATTCGGGCATGCTGTGCGCGGTACCGGAGATGCTCGCCTGGGTCGGCGAGCGCATGACGGCACCGTCGGTCGCCGAATCGCTCAGCGCCAGACACGGATTCGGACTGCTCGACATCACCGGCGACGGCTATCTGACCGCCGATGACTACGAGGCGTTCGGATTGCGGTTGGTGCAGGCGTTCAACGAAGCCCCCGGATCGCCCCGGGCCATGGCGGTGCGCTCGGGGTACCGGGCGCTCTGGCGATCGATGGCCGAGCGGGCCGATGCCGACGGGGATGGGCGCATCACCGTCACCGAATTCCTGGACTGGCTCGAAAACCATTGGGACAATGACGGATTCGATCGCGATATCACCCCGCTGGCGCAATCGGTCATCGATCTGGCCGATGCCGACCGCAACGGCGTGCTCGATCGAGCGGAGCTGATCGAACTGCTCGTCGGCTGCGAACATACGCCCGCCGAGGCGAGCGCCCTGTTCGACCGGCTCGATATCGACGGCTCCGGCACCATCACCGCCGACGAGCTCATCACCGCCATTCGCGAGTTCTGCCTCGACCCGACCCCGGATAAACCGGGCGCGTGGCTATTCGGGCGGTTCCGATGA
- a CDS encoding lysophospholipid acyltransferase family protein, producing MRSPLPTAVLGGLLLIIGAPLLLLARLVVLLPGFPEAMRGRARLLLLSAAFLLVYEIDGRSGREIRRSGRQGGCDRLAALNRRFYGWGFAVAGIELNCAPPPRIPADRPVIVLARHAGAFNSALMAHLIARDLGRDTYTIAKRCAALTPGLRAVYADSGVVFCRFDQEGKAVALQQLRKQASGALPSDALLLFPEGTNYSVKRWRQAIETMRAAGRDAHAIQAEQCPHVMPIHPTGAWMLATSAPTADVVVLAQTGLEDLTGADGLGYPSIGTGEVRVGWWHIPADEVPRERAEFAAWLRGQWREVDSWIATARSAGTMEDVAAVHPSKPLRPVH from the coding sequence ATGAGGAGCCCGCTACCGACAGCCGTTCTCGGCGGTCTCCTGCTGATCATCGGTGCGCCACTGCTGCTGCTGGCTCGACTGGTCGTGCTGCTGCCGGGTTTCCCGGAGGCGATGCGGGGCCGGGCTCGCCTGCTCTTGCTCTCGGCCGCATTCCTGCTCGTGTATGAGATCGACGGCCGATCCGGGCGAGAGATTCGGCGGTCCGGGCGACAGGGCGGGTGCGACCGCCTCGCCGCGCTGAACCGGCGGTTCTACGGATGGGGGTTCGCCGTGGCGGGCATCGAGCTCAATTGCGCTCCGCCACCGCGTATTCCGGCCGATCGCCCGGTGATCGTGCTGGCCCGGCACGCCGGTGCCTTCAACAGCGCGCTGATGGCTCATCTCATCGCCCGGGATCTGGGCCGGGACACCTACACCATCGCCAAACGCTGCGCGGCCCTCACGCCCGGACTGCGCGCGGTATACGCGGACTCCGGCGTGGTGTTCTGCCGATTCGACCAGGAGGGCAAAGCCGTTGCACTGCAACAGCTTCGAAAACAAGCCAGCGGTGCGCTGCCCAGCGACGCACTGCTGCTGTTCCCGGAGGGGACGAACTATTCGGTGAAGCGCTGGCGGCAGGCCATCGAGACCATGCGGGCCGCCGGCCGGGACGCGCACGCCATCCAGGCCGAACAGTGCCCGCACGTGATGCCGATTCATCCGACCGGAGCCTGGATGCTCGCCACCAGCGCGCCGACCGCGGATGTGGTCGTGCTCGCGCAGACCGGACTCGAGGATCTGACCGGTGCCGACGGGCTGGGTTATCCGTCCATCGGCACCGGCGAGGTGCGAGTCGGATGGTGGCATATTCCGGCCGACGAGGTGCCGCGCGAGCGCGCCGAATTCGCCGCCTGGCTGCGCGGGCAGTGGCGGGAGGTCGATTCCTGGATCGCGACCGCCCGCAGCGCCGGGACCATGGAAGATGTTGCGGCCGTTCATCCTTCGAAGCCACTCCGCCCGGTCCACTGA
- a CDS encoding patatin-like phospholipase family protein, with translation MSNTTTGPVPHTAFVLGGGGMLGGYQVGMLRALAEYGITPDLVIGTSVGSIQGAILAAPRTGNTIDALTAFWHDALTEKVMGVPVRSLLTNLVRLRPALATQDALREVLERHVGVDTRIEQLGIPFQCAAASIERATARYFDYGPVIPALLASSCIPGLWPPLRIGAEHYIDGGVVETVPFTRAVSFGAKEIYVLRLRQRELPLKSPRLPWQLGQTVFEVSRRHRLGQVINMRPAGVTVHLLPTGEDLLEPPDTGLYTTVQQQLEIFERRVTAGYRSTVDYLSATEERKTAIIRSRTREPKRIPVHRNHSEFVRDKLARFFDLFDHDGDQRVSSAEYTAAADRICVAFACPPESATGTRLHTAIAEFWAGLCREAGTDPRGQLNRDQYVDALARLTTNPADYDKHVLPAIAAILAAADHDRDAVLNVDELHHLLTALGVDTSGIHAVSLRLDTNNDGVLSLDELDEAFADYFTSEEPGAPGNLLFGA, from the coding sequence ATGAGCAACACCACGACAGGGCCCGTCCCCCACACCGCCTTCGTCCTGGGTGGCGGCGGTATGCTCGGCGGCTATCAAGTCGGCATGCTGCGGGCACTCGCCGAATACGGCATCACACCGGATCTGGTCATCGGCACCTCGGTCGGATCGATTCAGGGCGCGATCCTGGCCGCACCCCGCACCGGGAACACCATCGACGCCCTGACCGCGTTCTGGCATGACGCGCTGACCGAGAAGGTCATGGGCGTTCCGGTGCGTTCCCTGCTCACCAATCTGGTGCGGCTGCGGCCCGCGCTCGCCACCCAGGACGCGCTGCGCGAGGTATTGGAACGGCATGTGGGCGTGGACACTCGAATCGAGCAGCTCGGGATTCCCTTCCAATGCGCGGCGGCCTCGATCGAACGGGCGACGGCGCGGTACTTCGACTACGGACCGGTGATACCGGCGCTGCTGGCCTCGAGCTGTATTCCCGGACTGTGGCCGCCGCTGCGGATCGGGGCCGAGCACTATATCGACGGCGGTGTGGTGGAGACGGTGCCGTTCACCCGCGCTGTCTCCTTCGGCGCGAAGGAGATCTATGTGCTGCGGCTGCGCCAGCGCGAACTGCCGTTGAAATCTCCGCGCCTGCCGTGGCAGTTGGGGCAGACCGTGTTCGAGGTGTCCCGGCGGCATCGGCTCGGGCAGGTGATCAATATGCGCCCGGCCGGGGTGACGGTACATCTGCTGCCGACCGGCGAGGATCTGCTGGAGCCGCCGGACACCGGGCTGTACACCACCGTGCAGCAGCAGCTGGAGATCTTCGAGCGCCGGGTGACGGCCGGATATCGGAGCACGGTGGACTATCTGAGCGCGACCGAGGAGCGCAAGACCGCGATCATCAGGTCACGCACCCGGGAGCCGAAGCGAATCCCTGTGCACCGCAACCACTCCGAGTTCGTGCGAGATAAGCTCGCCCGATTCTTCGACCTCTTCGACCATGACGGCGATCAGCGGGTCTCCAGCGCCGAATACACCGCGGCCGCCGATCGAATCTGCGTCGCATTCGCCTGCCCACCCGAAAGCGCCACCGGCACAAGACTTCACACCGCCATCGCCGAGTTCTGGGCCGGACTCTGCCGCGAAGCGGGCACCGATCCGCGCGGCCAGCTGAACCGCGACCAATACGTCGACGCCCTGGCGCGCCTGACCACCAACCCCGCCGACTACGACAAACACGTCCTGCCCGCCATCGCCGCCATCCTGGCCGCCGCCGACCACGACCGCGACGCGGTCCTGAACGTCGACGAACTCCACCATCTCCTCACCGCCCTGGGCGTGGACACCTCCGGCATCCACGCGGTCTCCCTGCGTCTGGACACCAATAACGACGGCGTCCTGAGCCTCGACGAACTCGACGAAGCCTTCGCCGACTACTTCACCAGCGAAGAACCCGGCGCTCCGGGCAACCTCCTGTTCGGCGCATAG
- a CDS encoding sigma 54 modulation/S30EA ribosomal C-terminal domain-containing protein yields MRITARGYADGENVAQVNVDYGGRAVRSQIAGPGGFALTFAAARLDSQLDRLAAALPPRWEPDPGRAPLAYVTDERPIVHRKICQPRISDPIAAVRAMDALDYDAHLFTDLATGEDAIVYWAGPLGVRMARQRRMHPPRIAGDLRLTVNPHPTRILTDADAAARLCAYALPFLFYTATDDGRGRLLYRRYDGDLGLVAPARE; encoded by the coding sequence GTGCGCATTACCGCGCGCGGGTACGCCGACGGTGAGAACGTCGCGCAGGTGAATGTCGACTACGGCGGCCGGGCGGTGCGCTCCCAGATCGCCGGGCCGGGCGGCTTCGCCCTCACCTTCGCCGCGGCGCGCCTGGACAGTCAACTCGATCGGCTCGCGGCCGCCCTGCCGCCGCGCTGGGAGCCCGATCCGGGGCGCGCGCCGCTGGCGTACGTCACCGATGAGCGCCCGATCGTGCACCGCAAGATCTGCCAACCGCGAATCAGCGATCCGATCGCGGCGGTGCGCGCCATGGACGCTCTCGACTATGACGCTCATCTGTTCACCGACCTCGCGACCGGCGAGGACGCGATCGTGTATTGGGCTGGGCCGCTGGGTGTTCGGATGGCCAGGCAGCGTCGCATGCACCCGCCGCGGATCGCGGGCGACCTGCGATTGACCGTCAATCCGCATCCGACTCGGATACTGACCGACGCCGATGCGGCAGCGCGCTTGTGCGCGTACGCGCTGCCGTTCCTGTTCTACACCGCGACGGATGACGGCCGGGGCCGTCTGCTCTATCGCCGCTATGACGGCGATCTGGGATTGGTGGCCCCGGCGCGCGAGTGA